Within Bactrocera oleae isolate idBacOlea1 chromosome 6, idBacOlea1, whole genome shotgun sequence, the genomic segment TTACTCAACAAAATtacgaaatttcaaaatttcaaattttttagttGCGTTTACAAATTTTCAGTCAACGAATGTTTGAAAGGTCAATCTTTCAGCATCATtcatttattattgcttttaagaacaagtattttaaatttttcagcctcaaatttatttgttcttttacacacttttcataaaaaaaatactttctcAATGTTCAAAGTGCTTTATTCGTATTTGGAACATTTTTATTGTGTGTAATTTTGTCTTAATTACGAGGCATATTCATTTTTATAATGCTTCTGAACGTTCTTACTCGTTTCGAATTTTTGttcgaaatttgaaaaaaaaatttacagaactttcatttttttttgtaaaacattttgtgtatattttaaattcacataatctaaataatataaattatttttcaaatttagcaATATTACTATAATTTAATGATTGTTtctcatatttatttgtatacactgaacagggtatattaagtttgccacgttgTTTGTTACAGCCAGAAGGAATCTAAATAAGCAGTATGATGACAAATAAGCCCTGTgcgtctgtctatccgtctcgtcctttaatttttgagatatcgctctaaaATTGTGCACACGTTTATTTCTCTCCAAGTagctgctcacttgtcggaaccgccgatatcggaccactatacttGAGTCCGCGCGTTATATTCAAATTTCGAAAATCTATTCTGATTGTAATTTTAAGCTAATAACTTCATATACTGATTTCAAATATCTGTAAACGTTCAATCTAGTTTTCAAACTTATGTTCGAAATTTAGCAAATGTTTACAAAACTTACAGACATATTTGTTTGATAGAAAACTTTGTATATTGATTTGATTTTTGAGGctcaagaaatttaattttttttattttcgaatttcgaataaaaaaatattttaaacgaatAACTTCATAtacttattttctttaaacGTTCAAACTTGTTTTCGTacttatattcaaaatttaagaaatgctgaaaaatcgtaaatttatttaatagaaatctttgtatatatttttaactaaaaaaatttattttgtttttatatgcgAATTTCGAATTTGTATTTgagtttgtttgtaattttaataacttcgaagttttcgaaaattaaaaaatactgaaaaatcGTTAAAGTTGTTTAATAGAAAACTTTGTATTTTaaactcaataaaaattattttttttttgtatatacaacTTTCGAAAAACCGATTTTGGTTGTAATTTCAAGTTAATTTCTTCATATACTAATTTTTAGTTTCGTTAGTGACGTTCAAACTTGTTTTCGAACTTAAGTTCGAAAATTAAATCAAGTTTACGGcacttgttttttaatatattaattttaattgctcCCTCATATGTATCTCACAAacatttctaaaatttaaattttccgtTACTTTTCGCCAACATATTCTCgtgtatacacatatttatgtacataagtgtgtATTGTCTTAACAATCAACGTCTACTTTTCGCCATTCGCTGGCCTTCTCCAACTAAACACTTTTGATTTGACATTTGATATGAACGTTTATTTCCGTTAAGCTCAAAAGCGTGACGCTTTAAATTCGtcgcaaaattaaagaaaagaaaatactgTAGCAAAATATAACATTATAGAGCCAGTGTTAGAAACGAACCATTGCATATATGGTACACCGCCACAACAACACGCACTgacacacaaataaatttattgcatgtatgtataggtatgtgCGTGTATGTTGTGCGGCATGAACGCAAATTATGCTTTTGAAAAGCTCTGAATAAAGCAcattatgtgtgtataaatattctttacgaatatatatatgtataataaacattaatatactatataaacaCTATGTAAtgtatgcaagtgtgtgtgttggtgtgatTGTGTGTACAGCGGTTGAGCTCAATTATCGAATTGACGTaacgttttttgttgtagttatgCAGTCACTGATAAATTTGCGCACAACCCAATGACCATGGCAccatggcaaaaaaaaaaaaaaaaaattaacggtacatagtaataataataagcatAAAGCTcgtgtgatatatgtatgtcaacTAATAAGCTAGTGAGGGTAAataatttcgtttaatttttattttttgtttttgtaaatattaccaTCAAATGGTTAAGCTAAATAATACCGTTTTTGCTGATTtgcattgtttgttgttgtagcaataGAAATTGgcacaataataattttaaaaatatttttattcaatatacatatgtatatgtttgtatgtatgcacgcATGTATCTAGTTATGCGTGaaggaaaagagaaaaaaaaggtattagataaaaaaaaaaaaaaattttaacaaataatgagcacattttttttctttttttgttttactgttAAGCAACACAGGCTTCAAGacttaatagatttttattctaattttttgtattatattttataatatgaaattcGTAGTTTCTTTtactgtttattttaatataactcTCTTACTTTTGCTTCGTACATTTCGAAGAAACATGAGCAATAGTTATTGTTATCATTTTACGCTGTTTTTTAGACCCCCTCTCCCCGTGCAcctactacatatatgtatatgtatgcatgtgtgtttgcaCATAACACTATCAAGCctaaattacaataacaaaatgttataaactaaagacacaacttttttttacaacagCAGTCATTTCTTCAAAGTTTATCATTAAGCTCATGACGAGTGCATGATGACGACGACGACGGCCTACAACAGCCATTCGTATAACAGTTTCAAAAATAAGGCATACTTCTTGCTTATTCCTTCCCCTGATATAACTTTTTTCACATATGTAGTAGCTTGTAAATgtcgaacatttttttttacaattaactCACTCTCTTTCCAACTCTCTCTCACTGTAGTTAAATTGCAGTTTTTTGCGATTTGTAAaacatatgttgttgttgttttttctttgttttgcatttgctctaaatttaataaacggCATGTACATATAATTGAAATAGTTAATTTctcttaagaaaataattaattatatgcaTTGCTAATATTCGAATTTGACGTATCtcagaaatttataattatgtatacagtacaagttttttgttcattgcttttgtgttttatgtttccgttttttttttgtcttctgAGTAATACATAAAGTACTAGTATCGATTTGGTGtcgtaataagaaaaaaaaaaatttatataaaaataatatacgttGTGGCAACTTAGAGAGCATACAGCAATGCTCGTAGTTatgctttacattttttttctaacaattACATGGTAAGATTGCCAACTATTTTTACATACTTTCGTTTGATTTAcacgtttttaaatatatgtatagtatatagctagttatgtatatatgtgtcgCTTAGTAgttagtacatatacatataatatgtcgATTTAATGTGTGTAGCTATGTAGTAATGTAAGGTTTATCGTCGTGTCAGGCCTGTTACTGGTTTCGGTAAACCGCTACGCTTGATGTTTGTTGTTGGTGGCCGCAAACCAGACGGCTTCGGTATGCCCTTTGAGCCAGTGGTGAACTTAGTTAGATTCAAGGTGTTTGCATTTGTTGTGATACtagttgattttgttgttgtagcattaGCGTTGTAAGGTTTTTCAACAATTATACCGCCATTTTGTATGCTGCCACGTGACGAAGCTGAAGACATGCTCTGGAagatttgcaaatatattttttatttaagaaaaatatataaaaaaaatatataaaaaaatatataaaaaaaatatatataaaaaaaatataaattaatttataaaataataaaataattaaaaacaaaaaaaaaaataatttaaaaaataaaaataaaataatttaaaaaataaaaataaaataatttaaacaagtaaggaagggctaagttcggatgtaaccgaacattttataccctcgcaaagtcaaatggtatattcgtttaagatttctttgtggatcttaccgccttgttctatgttgaccgatattttcggtaaaaagtcagctataggcactggggtccacatatttagtacttaggggtttgaacagttttggttcgaattagacaatttttggccgcaaggtggcatactttaattgcattattcacgcaaagttttaccccgatataatcattgttacctgatttgcatagaggaaagtgaaagaatcagatggaattgaaaatggtgttacatgggaagtaagcgtggttgtagtccgatttcgcccattttcgcactatgacatgaagagaacgttacgcaccgaatttggttgaaatcggttgagcagatctcaagatatgggttttcacctaaaaggggGTGgttccacgcccactgtctaattttgaaagcggttcctataaagtcatctcataccatcccaaagatgaaatttaatgtctctggcgtgtttagtgcttgatttatcgcgcttttaggggagtgggcggagttgccatccgatttcaactattttcacaccgtcaatagaagtgctaaaaacatttgcttctagtgaattttgttattatagcattagcggtttaggagacatgcacattaaacctattagaggcgggaccacgcccacttaaaaaaaaaagttttaactgcagatgcccctccctaatgtgatcctgtgtaccaaataacagtcttgtatcttattgcggagcttagttatggcaagttatttgtttttgattaatggcgttttgtgggcgtggcagtggtccgattacgcccatctgcaataccaaccgtctcacggtaccaagaaacatgtctaccaagtttcataaagatatctcaatttttactcaagttagagcttgcacggacggacggacggacggacagacagtcacccggatttcaactcgtctcttcatcctgatcatttatatatatataaccctatatctaactcgattagttttaggtgatacaaacaaccgttaggtgaacaaaactattatactctgtagcaacaggttgcgagagtataaaaataaaaaaaaataaaataatttaaaaaatatttaaaaaaaagttttaaaaaaaattaattcaaaaaataaaaataaaataattttaaaaatattaaaaaaaaataagaacaagaaaaaaatataaatttcgatTGTAACGAAGCTTATATCATAAAAGGAGTATAAAAAGGGCGTATAAAAGgaactttatcttgattttgatcgttcaggtTGTCATAGAGCTTCTAGATCTTTACAGTATCATtcgagattgtagcgttgccttggacaaaaatcggtgcaaaattttgtgaagatatcttgtcaaataaaaaacttgcaagaacttgagtttaatcggtcagtttgtatggcaatacCTTCGGAAATTAAAGCAATACCTTTTTTAATACtctacgccaaatttcgtgaagatatcttgtcaaataaaaaagttttccataaaggacttgagttggatcggtcagtttctaggacagctatatgctgcagTGGTGCAATCTGAAGAATTTTTTCAGATATGCCtgcgttgtcttggacaataatcaatGCCGAGTTTCGTTAAGATaatgtgtaaaataaaaaagttttccttataaGGACTTGATTTAGCACGTTCAgcttgtgtgacagctataCTCTATAATGGTCCCATACCggcggtttcaacaaatgagcagcttcttgagcagaaaagaacgtgtgtaaaatttcagatcgatatctcaaaaacttagggacCAGTTCAAGCTTCCACAGACAgacaaacttcgtgtcaaaactttatataccgTTTTCggctataaaaacaaataagtagTAGTATATGAAAACATACATCGGTGGGCGAATGTCGGCCGCCATCCGAGTCGGTGTCGTTCACTAACGGCGGTTGCGATAGTGATGGCATACCCTTAACGGCCAGACTGTTGAGACTGTAGTAAGCGGAGGAAGGACGCACTAAGCCGGCACGTTTGGCGCCAGGCGCACGTAGCCCGGACACCAATTTGGGAACTTTGAAGACAGCATCGTCGGCCTGTGTATATAGATTTTTCAAGTTAGCTATTAGCTtgtatatggaaaaaaaatatttatgcaacaaTTACCAGCTGTGGAGGTATGGAGTTCGACGACAGACCATTCGCGATGCgctgaaaataagaaaatatatatatatttgcatgatTAAAACGAAACTACAACACATAACACTAATCATACTTACATCGTTGGCAGCACCAGCGCCTTCGTAAACGGTGGGTTTCTTCAAACCCAAACTGTTGGCGCGTGGCCCGTGTAAGCCAGTGCCGccattaaaaccaaaattgcttgACAAATTGTGGAAGGATTTCGATTTTGTGCCCATGGGACTTTTCACCTcagctgttgttgtagtttttaaaGGTTGCGCGTTGCGACTATATTTAGTAGGCTCGGCCACAATCGTAGCATTGATGTGCTGCGTCGTATCTAACGCTGCATGGCTGACGCTAGCAGTAGGCGGTCGTATGCCAAGCGCTGTGGCACGATCCAAGTCGCCAGCCGATGTTGCTTTCACGACGGTCATCTTTTGCAAACCCGATATATAACGCGGACGCGAACGTGAACGTAATCGACTAGGTGGTATTGGCTGATTTTCAAGTTCCTCACTGCTGCCGTTAGCTGCTGCACTCGGTAACGGTGCGCTAACTATCTCCGGCAAATTAGCCACATTTGTTGGTTTGTCTTTCGGCTTTTTGTAGGTTAGGAAATTCGGATTTATTTTTGAAGCAGTCGTTGGACGCGTAACGGTGCTTTGGCTATCCATGCACGACTTCAGCTTTTGCTCGTTTTCGATTTCCGATTTATTATTGTTGAAGACTGTCGTACCACCGTCGGCAGTTAACGAGACGTCATCATCATCAATACAAGGCACATTCACTGCTACTAAATCCTCATTCACGTTGCGTGCTTTCACGATTTTGATTGTTTTGAAACGATCACGATCACGCTCCCGCCGTTCGGAGAGTTTATATGTGCCCACACCGTTGTAGTTCGTAGTCGcaatgttgttgctattttcaaTTGCGCCTTCAGTCTtgccaaaattattttcttcttgCTCATTTTTATAATCAGTCTCTTGCTTTGCTGTTGCGTCAGCTATCGCGCAATTCTCTTGTGCACTATCATCGCGTTTATGCACTGTGAACGAGGCACCCAGTGAGCGTGATGGCGATTGCGTATTGCTGCTACCGGCGGAAATCGTTGAGAGATTTATATTATCATATAGACGACTGCGTCGACTAAGCAAACGTTCACCTGCGCCGCTGCTATTACCAATACCACTGGTAGCCAATGAAGATGCTGCAGAAGAAGCGGATATTGATGCGGATGAGGGTGACGATACGCCAGATGGCGCTGTACAATCACTAATTACGCTAGCAGTTACATCAGCCTTGATATAGCTACCATTGCGCCGTTGCTCGCATTCGTCGATCGCCTGCATTTCTGTTGGCTTATGCGTGGCATCGTCAGTGCTATGTGCCTGTTGTAAAGTGGGCGCTTTTGTTGAAGATGTGGGGTCGCGTTGAAAACGTCTTTTTATTGTCTCTAAGGATTTCTTCATTTTCACATGCTCCGCATTCACTTCCACTTTGCTGAACTCCTCCAGCATATCTTCGAATTCCTGATCGTTATTGCTAGCCAAAAGCTCCTCTTCGGCATGCGCCAATTCCAACACATTCTGCATTTGTATGTCGGCGGCGCTTTGTTGTAGCACTTGTGTTTTTGCACCGGATTTCTCGTACGTCTCATTCGGATTTTCAATATCATCTAGCATTTGCTCGATACTCTCAAGTCGCGGTAGTGTGCCGGAAAAAGTTTTCGTATTCACTTTTTTTACATCACGCTCTTCACCGAAAGTTCCACTAAGGACATGCGTGGCATTGGCATTCACTTGCTCCGTTGCAGCCACTATTGGCGATATATTCACTTCATCCCCATACAATTTCGACGTGGTTGGTGTATTTGGTTGTGCGCCTGCGTACAGTCCGGCAGTATGCGGTGTTGATTCGTAGAACTTGCGTGCAGCTATGGTTTCCGCCATATTTTCCGGTGTCTCACAACGCGTTTCCGATGATGCTAGACGCGCATCTGGTGTTAACTGTTTGAATTCGTATGTTGCATTTGCTCTATTCGGTATGCAGACAGTTTCATCCATGTTCCAAGGTCGTTTGAAGGTCTCATTTGCTGAATTTGTTGTCATGGTTGGTGCTGCGCTATCATTACCATTAATACCGTTAATATTGTTCTCACATAGACTACTCTCAACCAATTCAAAAGTTGTATCGCCGATTACCTCATCGCTAAGCAAGATTGTACGATGCATAATGTTGCTTTTGCTTGCGGCCGCACTGTTGCCAAACACGCCCACTGTGTGTGCATTTGGTGCTGCTGTTATAacgtttcgttgttgttgctgatgatcCTCTTGCATGCTCTCCGTGGAATTATCCATTGTACTAGAACCGGACGCAGTTTTACTAAAAGCGAGCGATATATCATCGATCTGGCCAATATGTGAATCTTTAATTAGTGTTCCATCGCCCGACAGTGTTAACGATTCTAATGCTTTGCGGTCGCGTATCATGTCACTTAAAGTATACCCATCACTGGTTGCCTTATTCGCTAAGTTAAATAATTCGCTGCCATTAAGTGTCGGTTCGTTAAAATCAAGGCTTTGTGTTGATTGTAAGAAATTTATGTTAGTGAAGTCGGCAGATGTGATTAAGGAGTTATTCATGCGTTCCATTGACATCTCCATGGAGGAACATATGGATGATGGTGGTGAGGTGTCTTGCAAAAACGACTTATGCATTGTTGTAACAAGACCGCCTATTTCCAAATTAAATGCAGGCTGTGGCGTTGCAATTGTGAACTTTTGTTGCAGCTGTTCTTGGTGTATGGGAAACGCTGTCTGTACGCCATGGTTTCCGGAACTGTGAGCCTtaaaaaggatataaaaaattattaaattaaaaaaattatattaagtaacaagtgtataaaaaaaagtattgaattaaaaaaaagtgatttATAACTGTGTTTAGAAAATAACAGATGTGAACTacagatgttgttgttgttgttgtagcggcaggattctgccgagttgacagtccttggccggaataaacccgggtccgttccggttacgtagacccgactgtcgtgggaacgggtgAACTACAGATAATTCATGCCGCTTCCACAAAAATTCAACGTTTCGAAATGCAAAACTGATACTGAACCGATAAAAACTGATATAAAATtgggaaaaagaaaaaacgataacttcggttgcaccaagaCTATAATaacattcacaaatacaaaaatgttcataccagaacttgattttgatcggtcagtttgtttgttaactatatgctatatgcGGACCGATTTGAACCATTTATTTTCTTAGGAGAAGGCAACGGCCTTGTAAAATAATCtcaaatttcgtgaggatatctcgtcaaataaaaaagtgatccatacaagtacatgatatcgatcgttcaacttgtatgacagctatatgctataggagCTCGATATCGTTCAGTTACGACAAGTGATCAGCTTTTTTAGGAGAAAggggcgtgtgcaaaattttatatcgatatttcaaaaactaagaCTAGatcgcgtgtatacagacagatgaaTGTTGCCCAGTCGACccttcacgctgatcatttatatatctatatacttgtatagggtctccgacgttccttttgggtgttacaaatttcgtggaaaacttaatataccctgttcagcggTAAAATTACATGATATGTATAAGATATACTTACGAAATGTTGCTCTAAATTTTGCGTTGACTTCCTGCGTGGACGAGTAAAAGTTCTTGAATTGAGTTTGTAGGCTGATAAATGTTTATCAccagttttcaaataaaatacgtAGATCCACGCGGTTAGCGTATGTGTGACAAATATATGTGGCATTGAGGACAAGTACCAGCACCAAGCGTAtgcagaaaaaaatacaaacaaaatgcAAACATATTACTTAGTAATTGGCAATCTAAGGCCTACCATAAATGCAGAAATACAACTTCTGTAAAAGGGAAAACGACGGTACACTACTTTGATAAATATTGTGGCTACATGCGTATGTaggtgtttgtatatatgcattaattGAACGCCGGTTCGAAAtaatgtaagaaatataaaagaaacTATTTTATGGTTATATGTAATTGAGTGAAGTGTGAAATATCGTGGGCTTCAAGGCCAAGTAGAAAATtaatacaacaaacaaaaaagtattatatgttTGAAGAAATTACGTATGAGtcattgttttcaattttaaaagtgTTGGTAATAATTATTTCACTGTCGGCGTATTTGTTATGCACGCACAATCTGCAAAACATATGTATCTGCAAACATTATTATCTTTACGcattattacatatacacaaatgccACACGGAAGCAGTGGGCCGTTGTTATTTAAATCAAGCTTTAACAGTTTCATACCTTGTTCTTGCTGATACTGTGCTGGTAGAAGACAATTGTTGCTTTTCCATTGTTGCAAAATATTCGAAACGTCATCGTGTGTTTTATCTTCCAAGCAACTGTGCACACCAATCAAtaaagagaaaacaaaaatgaagtTAATTGCCTAAGAGCTAGTTTTAGAGTATACGTACATAAAAGAATCATCTTTTAGCGCTTCATCGATGTCCAAAATATCCATCGCTACAATATTTGCTTTTCACTGCTTAGGTTGTTGTTTAAgttcttttttcttttgtatcGCCACTTTAACGTCACATCCACCCGTTAGAGTTTTCAGTAGAGGGTTTTTGCTACTGCCGCGTATGTTTATTCGGTTTATTTACTTCCTAACGTATATTTTCTACACTCGAACAAAATAGCACAATcctaaaagaaaaaatagaaagcTATGACGAAAAAAGACTGGTTATTATTCCCTTTTTCAATTCTTCGTAATGTCAACTACAAATAGGTAAGAAAAAAATCTGgttattctttcattttcaaaacGTTTGTTCACTGAATGTCTACACCATTCAAGCAAATATTATGcaattttcatttccatttgcACTTTTGCCTATTAAAAGCagcgatttattttatttcaaaccaATTATTCACCTTTTTATTTAATCAACTGAAAATATGCAGCTCTCCCCAAATTTTTTCCAGCTGCTCGTTGGGCGATGACAAAGAACTGACTAGTGGTGTGATTAAACTATCAATTTCGTGTCCACAAACTTATCGATTGCAATACTACATTTTATCGTAACGAAATGAAAttactttttactgaaaagtCTTAATTATAAATgcaaaagtattataaaaacacatatctaacaaatttgaagccattttaatttcattagggCAACAACATTAAGGATGATAAACAAAGTTGTGGTTATAACTACCAATACGCCTTCAGGTCAGAATTTGAAGTATTAAGGCTTACTGTTAATGCTAACAAAATGTTTTGTAGATGTTTGATAAAATTAAGTCATATATGATTACATTATAGGATagctgatataaaaaaaaacactataaaAGCTTAAGAGATAAAATTAACTATCAAACTTCTAATATATCATAGCTTGAGTTGTAGTCTAGCAGTCATTGTGTATTATGCTATCCTATTAAAAACTTGCTTGTAATTTAAATATACGGTATGATTTGATAGTCctagaaattaatatatatcttGGTAAGTCTTTTTACTCGCATATGCGATATTTATATCTTAATACATTTGTGGCGCGAGAACACCTCTGTTGCATTTACTTTGTTTCAttccacaaataaataatagtgcCATTCCTTTTACTCTTGTTTAAAATCGAACACGCAAATAATTGATAAggcagtattttatttatttactgtttCACTTTTTGTATGTCAGTTTTTCTATTGCttcttttctttgttttcgGAGACGCTTTGACAACTACGAAATGTTCCAAAATCCACATATTCACCTTTTATTAATTGAAAGTGAACTCAAAAGCATTACGGGAGAAGttgattacaaaaatttaacagTCTGTAATTTCGGATATAATAAACAGAAATCAAAGTATTTGTGAATTTATTGAGTACTTTATGTCTTCAGTACATTGTTTTTGAAAAGAATTTAacgcattttaataataattttcataaaagatcAACCACGTTGTACAAATTAAGTAAGTTGTCATCATAATGTACGGGATTACTGCGTGTATAAGCAGCTGCGCTAAAGTTCGAGTCGCTGCTTTGgttgcaataataaaattgttcgaGAAGTAgtaaatgcttttttttttgtttcttttaaagGAATTACACGTTTAAACTAAGTTTTTTACTGCTGAAATGCTTGAGCTAAAACGAAAGTAAAATGTAACTCACAAAGTTGCATTAGTgttaaactatatattttttccattgcGGGAAAGTAATGTACATACTTAAAAGGTGCAAATGTTCTTGACGACGGAAAATTGAACCAAATGTGACTATCACAGCTGTCTAGAACGTGGCTGTTGCGCGTgtttcatataagtatgtaaaataTGTTGAGGTAAATTAATCGCTATTTACCTGCCGCATATAATACCAAATGAAGTTCGCTAAAACTAAGGAAAACAAACATTTAGACCGGCTTAAAAAAGAGCGATGAcatattgattaaaaatatgtgcTTCGAATTAACTTTATGTTCTGATCAGTGCAATGGAAAAATTTACTCAGTTTATGATTAAcgaaaatttctttgtttttgtgatgATGTTACATGTGATTTTCTACGTATCATCGCGCTGTGATGCCACGTCTAAATGACTGAattgcaaatatgcatataaaaatatgcatcTGTATGTTTTCATTACATTAAAACGCAGATGCACATGAAGTAGAGAAAGTTTACAAAAACCTGTTGCCTCACAATTTGTTTTCTTCGCATTTGCATTAACGGCATTTACAACATACCGAAATGTAAGTtgtgtaaaatttaactttGTGATCTGGAAAAAAACCGCTTCCGTTTTCCCAAAGCCATTGTTAAGCGGACCACCTTTACAAAATTGTTCACATTGAAAAGAGAGTtggcaaatatattttgtaaattttcttttgaaacaGTTCTACTACGTATaattaaaatacacaaaaatttaatcGCAAAAAAAGCGCACTTTCTGaaaatttatctatatatatatatatgtatagatatgtatataccataaaaatattatttaacaacTTAATGTTTTAAACACACCTTTTTGCAGTTGTTAAACAATATGGCTCGTGGACATCAAAAGCTTCAGTCTCAAGCTAAGTCTCAAGAAAAGcaagcaaaaatgaaaaaacaacaagGTCATAGTGCCAACGATCAGAAGAAGGCAGCACAAAAGGCGCTCGTTCATGTATGCGCGGTTTGCAAGGTACGGTAAATTATTGttgattatac encodes:
- the LOC106620540 gene encoding zinc finger protein 706, whose product is MARGHQKLQSQAKSQEKQAKMKKQQGHSANDQKKAAQKALVHVCAVCKSQMPDPKTYKQHFENKHPKNEMPPELKDV